The genomic DNA AAAGCGGCGTCGTCGACCGAGGCCGAGTGGCGGGAGCGGTAGAACGACACGATGATCGCCAGGCCGACCACGACCTCCGCGGCGGCGACGACCATGGTGAAGAACGCGACGATCTGGCCGTCGAGGTTCCCGTGCATCCGGGAGAACGTGACCAGCGCCAGGTTGCAGGCGTTCAGCATCAGCTCGATGCACATGAACACCACGATGGCGTTCCGCCTGATGAGCACCCCGGCCGCGCCGATGGTGAACAGCAGCGCGGAGAGATACAGGTAGTTGACCGGGTTCACTCGCCCTCTCCCTTTCCGGCCTTACCGCCGGCGTTCGCGCCGACGGAGCCGTCCCCGTCGTCGTCGCCGGTGTCCGGTTCCAGGGCCTTGCCCTGGTAGTCGGCGGTGCGCTGCTCTATGGCGGCGAGATCCGCCAGCGCCTGCGCGGAGACGTCCCGGATCTGGCCGCGGTCGCGCAGCGTGCGGTTGACGGTCAGCTCGGACGGCGTGCCGTCGGGCAGCAGGCCCGGGAGGTCCACCGCGTTGTGGCGGGCGTAGACGCCCGGCGCGGGCATCGGCGGCACCTGGACGCCGTCGCGTACGCGCTGCGCGGCCTGCTCGCGCTGGGTCGGGGTGGGCTCGGTCTTCTCGCGGTGGGTGAGGACCATGCCCGCCACCGCGGCGGTGATCAGCAGCGCGCCGGTCAGCTCGAAGGCGAAGACGAAGTCGCGGAAGATCAGCGCCGCCAGACCGTGGACGTTGCCGCCGGAGTTGGCGTCCTCCAGGCCCTCGAAGGTGTTGAGGCTCGCGTTGCCGATGCCGGCGATCAGCAGGATGCCGAAGCCGATGCCGCAGAGCATCGCCAGCCAGCGCTGGCCCTTGATGGTCTCCTTCAGCGAGTCCGCCGCGCTGATGCCGACGAGCATCAGCACGAAGAGGAAGAGCATCATGACCGCGCCGGTGTAGACGACGATCTGCACGACGCCGAGGAAGTAGGCGCCGTTGGCGAGGTAGAAGACCGCCAGGATCACCATCGTCCCGGCGAGGCAGAGCGCCGAGTGCACCGCCTTCTTCATCAGCACGGTGCCCAGCGCACCGGCGACGGCGAAGACGGCCAGCACCCAGAACTGGGTCGCCTCCCCGGTGGACGTGGTGTAGCCGGCCTGGGCGAGGGCATTCATGCCTGGGCTCCTTCGGAGTGCGGCTCCGGTGCCGACTCGCCCTTGCTGACGGCGACCTGGCGCTCCGTGCCGGCGGCGGCCTCGGTGACGAGGCCGCTGTAGTAGTCCTTCTCCGTCATCCCCGGGTAGATGGCGTGCGGCGAGTCGACCATGCCCTCCTGGAGACCGGCGAGCAGCTCGTCCTTGGTGTAGATGAGGG from Streptomyces sp. CMB-StM0423 includes the following:
- the nuoK gene encoding NADH-quinone oxidoreductase subunit NuoK encodes the protein MNPVNYLYLSALLFTIGAAGVLIRRNAIVVFMCIELMLNACNLALVTFSRMHGNLDGQIVAFFTMVVAAAEVVVGLAIIVSFYRSRHSASVDDAALMKL
- a CDS encoding NADH-quinone oxidoreductase subunit J, which codes for MNALAQAGYTTSTGEATQFWVLAVFAVAGALGTVLMKKAVHSALCLAGTMVILAVFYLANGAYFLGVVQIVVYTGAVMMLFLFVLMLVGISAADSLKETIKGQRWLAMLCGIGFGILLIAGIGNASLNTFEGLEDANSGGNVHGLAALIFRDFVFAFELTGALLITAAVAGMVLTHREKTEPTPTQREQAAQRVRDGVQVPPMPAPGVYARHNAVDLPGLLPDGTPSELTVNRTLRDRGQIRDVSAQALADLAAIEQRTADYQGKALEPDTGDDDGDGSVGANAGGKAGKGEGE